The following proteins are encoded in a genomic region of Brachypodium distachyon strain Bd21 chromosome 1, Brachypodium_distachyon_v3.0, whole genome shotgun sequence:
- the LOC100824533 gene encoding transport inhibitor response 1-like protein has product MSEEDEDQAAPPKRPRASPSPPPDQVLDNVLETVLQFLAAPRDRGAASLVCRSWHRAESATRVTVAVRNILAASPARAARRFPNAHHILLKGRPRFADFNLLPPGWAGSAFRPWAAAFASAAFPALRSLSLKRITVTDADLDLLARSLPASFRELSLLLCDGFSSRGLASIASHCRGLRVLDVVDCEMNEEEDDEVSDWVAAFPGGHTHLESLSFECFTPQVPFAALEALVARSPRLHRLGVNQHVSLGQLRRLMALTPRLTHLGTGSFRPGDGVEDQGLDFGQILTAFTSAGRPNTLVSLSGFRDLAPEYLPAIAVVSANLTSLDLSYAPVTPDQILPFIGQCCSLETLWVLDSVRDEGLEAVAMYCKKLQVLRVLPLDALEDAEELVSEVGLTAISEGCRGLRSILYFCQRMTNAAVITMSQNCPELKVFRLCIMGRHQPDHVTGEPMDEGFGAIVRNCSKLTRLSTSGRLTDRAFEYIGKYGKSLRTLSVAFAGDSDLALQHILQGCSKLEKLEIRDCPFGDAGLLSGMHHFYHMRFVWMSGCNLTLQGCKEVARQLPRMVVELINSQPENQRPDGVDILYMYRSLEGPREDVPPFVKIL; this is encoded by the exons atgtccgaggaggacgaggaccaGGCGGCCCCGCCCAAGCGGCCGCgcgcctcgccctcgccgccgcccgaccAGGTGCTCGACAACGTGCTCGAGACGGTGCTCCAGTTCCTCGCCGCCCCGCGCGACCGgggcgccgcctccctcgtCTGCCGCTCCTGGCACCGCGCCGAGTCCGCCACCCGCGTCACCGTCGCCGTCCGCAAcatcctcgccgcctccccggCCCGCGCGGCCCGGCGCTTCCCCAACGCGCATCACATCCTACTCAAGGGCCGGCCCCGCTTCGCCGACTTCAACCTCCTGCCTCCTGGGTGGGCCGGCTCCGCCTTCCGCCCCtgggccgccgccttcgcctccgccgccttccccgcgctccgctccctctccctcaagcGCATCACCGTCACGGACGCCGACCTCGACCTCCTCGCACGCTCCCTCCCGGCCTCCTTCCGCGAGCTCTCGCTCCTCCTCTGCGACGGCTTCTCCTCCCGCGGCCTCGCCTCCATCGCCTCCCATTGCAG GGGGCTGCGGGTGCTCGACGTGGTGGACTGCGAGAtgaacgaggaggaggacgacgaggtgtCGGACTGGGTGGCGGCGTTCCCGGGGGGCCACACCCACCTAGAGTCACTCTCTTTCGAGTGCTTCACCCCGCAGGTGCCATTCGCCGCGCTCGAGGCTCTCGTGGCGCGCTCgccgcgcctccaccgcctggGCGTCAACCAGCACGTGTCGCTCGGGCAGCTGCGCCGGCTCATGGCGCTCACGCCTCGCCTGACGCACCTCGGCACGGGCTCGTTCCGTCCGGGGGACGGCGTCGAGGACCAGGGCCTTGACTTTGGGCAGATTTTGACCGCCTTCACTTCAGCGGGGCGGCCGAACACGCTGGTTTCGCTGTCCGGCTTCCGTGATCTCGCACCGGAGTACCTGCCAGCCATTGCCGTGGTGTCTGCCAACTTAACGAGCCTGGACTTGAGCTATGCCCCGGTCACCCCCGATCAAATCCTGCCCTTCATCGGCCAATGCTGCAGTCTTGAGACGCTATGG GTGCTTGACTCGGTGCGTGACGAGGGGCTTGAGGCCGTGGCCATGTACTGCAAGAAGCTCCAGGTTCTCCGTGTGCTTCCATTGGACGCACTTGAGGACGCCGAGGAGTTGGTATCAGAGGTTGGGCTTACTGCGATCTCCGAGGGCTGCCGTGGGCTCCGTTCGATACTGTACTTCTGCCAGAGGATGACCAATGCAGCTGTCATCACCATGTCGCAAAACTGCCCTGAGCTTAAGGTATTCAGATTATGCATAATGGGAAGGCACCAACCTGACCATGTGACGGGGGAGCCTATGGATGAAGGGTTCGGTGCCATTGTTCGGAACTGCAGCAAGCTTACTAGGCTCTCGACATCCGGACGCCTGACTGATCGAGCATTCGAGTACATTGGCAAGTATGGCAAGTCCTTGCGGACGCTCTCTGTGGCGTTCGCTGGAGACAGTGATCTGGCGCTGCAACACATCCTCCAGGGGTGCTCCAAGCTAGAGAAGCTTGAGATAAGGGACTGCCCTTTTGGTGATGCCGGTCTCCTCTCCGGGATGCACCATTTCTATCATATGCGGTTCGTCTGGATGTCAGGCTGCAACCTCACGCTGCAAGGTTGCAAGGAGGTAGCACGCCAGCTTCCACGGATGGTGGTGGAGTTGATAAATAGCCAGCCAGAGAACCAGAGGCCAGATGGTGTAGACATCTTATACATGTATCGGTCACTCGAGGGGCCAAGGGAGGATGTACCGCCATTTGTGAAGATCTTATAA